A genome region from Sphingorhabdus sp. SMR4y includes the following:
- the gspJ gene encoding type II secretion system minor pseudopilin GspJ, protein MSRISANFRDRNGFTLVEMMVALFIFAILSVAGVIMLRSAVDSDEITAENLGQMAEMQRFVSLMEADLSQTLPRPYRDDRGDRMPAFASETGGPEAAFLKFTRGGQSNINGQARSNLERVEYRLTEGNLERWRYRMTDGGTIDPPAVLLSSIDALEVRFRDKRGLWSERWTTERLADLPRAIEIRFEQQGRSYRHLFLVGAGYL, encoded by the coding sequence ATGAGCCGCATTTCCGCCAATTTCCGCGATCGCAACGGCTTCACTCTGGTCGAGATGATGGTGGCGCTGTTCATTTTCGCGATCCTGTCGGTCGCCGGGGTGATCATGCTCCGGTCTGCGGTCGACAGCGACGAGATTACCGCGGAAAACCTCGGCCAGATGGCGGAAATGCAACGTTTTGTTTCGCTAATGGAAGCAGACCTGAGCCAGACCTTGCCACGCCCCTATCGCGATGATCGTGGCGACCGGATGCCGGCTTTTGCCAGCGAAACCGGCGGTCCGGAAGCGGCCTTTCTGAAATTCACGCGGGGCGGCCAGAGCAATATCAACGGGCAGGCCCGGTCCAATCTGGAGCGGGTCGAATATCGGCTGACGGAAGGCAATCTCGAACGCTGGCGGTACCGGATGACCGATGGCGGGACGATTGACCCGCCCGCGGTTCTGCTTTCCAGCATCGATGCGCTGGAGGTCCGCTTTCGCGACAAGCGGGGTCTGTGGTCGGAACGCTGGACAACCGAGCGGCTGGCAGACCTGCCGAGGGCGATCGAGATCCGGTTCGAGCAGCAGGGGCGCAGCTATCGCCATCTGTTTCTGGTCGGGGCGGGTTATTTGTGA
- a CDS encoding prolyl hydroxylase family protein: protein MTEANNTSADYLVALGKVQRFPRKEIELCIVRNFLSPAECGKLIALIDDRRRPSTIADPNGDDYFRTSETCDLDHQDDFVAEIDAKICAFADIDKRFGEPLQGQRYAVGQEFKAHTDFFEPRGQDFQKYCAISGQRSWTFMIYLNEPDAGGATRFTQFKKSFTPETGTMLCWNNRNPDGSVNSWTMHHGMKVRKGTKYVITKWFREKPWPWNG, encoded by the coding sequence ATGACAGAGGCCAATAATACGTCGGCTGACTATCTTGTCGCATTGGGGAAAGTGCAGCGTTTTCCGCGCAAGGAAATCGAATTGTGCATCGTCAGGAATTTCCTCAGCCCGGCCGAATGTGGGAAATTGATCGCATTGATCGACGATCGGCGGCGCCCTTCCACCATTGCCGACCCCAATGGTGACGACTATTTCCGGACCAGCGAAACCTGCGACCTTGATCATCAGGATGATTTCGTCGCCGAAATAGATGCAAAAATCTGCGCCTTTGCCGATATCGACAAAAGATTTGGCGAACCGCTGCAGGGACAACGCTATGCGGTCGGTCAGGAATTCAAGGCGCACACGGATTTTTTTGAACCCCGGGGGCAGGATTTCCAGAAATACTGCGCGATCTCCGGCCAGCGCAGCTGGACGTTCATGATATATCTCAACGAACCCGACGCTGGCGGGGCAACGCGCTTCACACAGTTCAAGAAAAGCTTCACCCCGGAAACCGGAACGATGCTGTGCTGGAACAACCGCAATCCGGATGGTTCGGTCAATAGCTGGACCATGCACCATGGCATGAAGGTCCGAAAGGGGACCAAATATGTGATCACCAAATGGTTTCGAGAAAAGCCCTGGCCATGGAACGGGTGA
- a CDS encoding Nramp family divalent metal transporter — MRYRPGPGMMVSAAFIGPGTVTACTLAGANFGFALLWALTFATGTTIVLQSFAIRVALVTRLGLAEAMLKSVHSPFIRGLAALLLISALVLGNAAYEAGNMSGAALGLEAINGGALPFGIAPVIIAIAIFASAMLIFSKPKWVENVLIALVLLMSAAFILTFLLIRPDLGALLAGFVPSIPDGGLLTAIALIGTTIVPYNLFLHAGSVRNRWDREQLPDAQLDNMVSIGIGGLVSMTILATAAASLFGSDKTIENAIDMAQQLTPLFGNMATVTLGAGLFAAGLTSAITAPLATGYIVQEIFKSSRSQRPFQIGALIVILTGTFAALLGYRPVELIFIAQIANGLLLPVIAIFLLRLANNRKLLGEYANGLISNILGTAILLITIALSFRLIARALGFWP; from the coding sequence ATGCGCTACCGTCCCGGCCCGGGCATGATGGTTTCCGCCGCCTTCATCGGTCCGGGCACCGTGACGGCCTGCACATTGGCCGGCGCCAATTTCGGCTTCGCGCTGCTCTGGGCGCTGACGTTCGCCACCGGCACCACGATTGTACTGCAGTCCTTCGCCATCCGGGTCGCGCTGGTCACTCGGCTCGGGCTGGCAGAAGCCATGCTCAAATCGGTCCATTCGCCGTTCATCCGCGGGCTGGCTGCGCTTTTGCTGATTTCCGCACTGGTCCTCGGGAATGCTGCCTATGAGGCCGGCAATATGTCGGGCGCAGCACTGGGTCTGGAAGCCATTAACGGCGGCGCGCTGCCCTTCGGCATCGCACCGGTCATCATCGCTATTGCCATTTTCGCATCAGCCATGCTGATATTTTCAAAACCGAAATGGGTGGAGAATGTCCTGATAGCCTTGGTATTGCTGATGAGCGCGGCCTTCATTCTGACCTTTCTGCTCATCAGACCCGATCTCGGGGCCTTGCTGGCGGGGTTCGTGCCTTCGATCCCCGATGGAGGCTTGCTCACCGCGATCGCGCTCATCGGCACCACGATCGTGCCCTATAACCTGTTTCTGCACGCCGGGAGTGTGCGCAACCGCTGGGACAGGGAACAACTGCCCGACGCACAGCTCGACAACATGGTATCGATCGGCATTGGCGGCCTGGTGTCGATGACGATCCTGGCAACCGCCGCAGCGAGTCTCTTCGGCAGCGACAAAACAATAGAAAATGCGATCGACATGGCCCAACAGCTCACACCCCTCTTCGGGAATATGGCGACCGTCACGCTCGGTGCCGGCCTCTTTGCAGCGGGCCTCACCTCGGCGATCACAGCGCCTCTGGCCACTGGCTATATCGTCCAGGAAATTTTCAAATCTTCGCGCTCACAGCGGCCGTTCCAGATTGGCGCTCTGATCGTTATCCTGACCGGGACCTTCGCAGCCCTGCTCGGCTATCGGCCGGTCGAACTGATATTTATTGCCCAGATTGCCAACGGACTGCTTCTTCCGGTCATTGCGATCTTTCTGCTCCGGCTGGCCAATAACAGGAAATTGCTCGGAGAATATGCAAATGGCCTGATATCCAATATCCTCGGGACGGCAATCTTGCTTATTACCATCGCTTTGAGTTTTCGACTGATCGCCCGCGCGCTAGGATTCTGGCCATGA
- a CDS encoding LamB/YcsF family protein: MTLQIDLNADLGEDESPAGIARDIAIMDIVSSCNIATGGHAGSPESMRKMLSAAQAKAIAPGAHPSYPDRAGFGRHTLDIALADLENSLMDQIRAIAAIAAEIMVPLTHIKPHGALYNDAQDSPELARLLVNIATRCGLPLVGMAGSLIQQEAAAKDIGFVAEAFIDRRYTSKGRLVPRSETGAVIADEALRIRQGLDLARGNALTAQDGSILTIDAQSLCLHSDSDGALDTAKKMRMALEQAGIVIGPVGS; the protein is encoded by the coding sequence ATGACTTTGCAGATCGATCTGAACGCCGATCTCGGCGAGGACGAGAGTCCGGCCGGTATCGCACGCGATATCGCAATCATGGATATCGTCTCCAGCTGCAACATCGCCACCGGCGGCCATGCCGGATCACCGGAAAGCATGCGAAAGATGCTGAGCGCGGCACAGGCCAAAGCTATCGCGCCCGGCGCCCACCCTTCTTATCCGGACCGTGCCGGCTTTGGGCGGCACACGCTGGATATCGCGCTTGCGGATCTCGAAAACAGCCTGATGGACCAGATACGCGCCATTGCAGCGATAGCAGCAGAAATCATGGTGCCTCTCACCCATATCAAGCCGCATGGCGCGCTGTATAATGATGCCCAGGACAGTCCGGAGCTTGCCAGGCTACTGGTCAACATCGCGACACGATGCGGACTGCCGCTGGTCGGCATGGCGGGTTCTCTCATCCAGCAAGAGGCTGCGGCGAAAGATATTGGCTTTGTTGCCGAAGCCTTCATTGACCGGAGATATACCAGCAAGGGCAGACTGGTCCCCCGCAGCGAGACAGGGGCGGTCATCGCTGATGAAGCGCTGCGGATCCGGCAGGGTCTCGACCTCGCAAGAGGAAACGCGCTCACCGCGCAGGACGGATCAATACTGACGATCGATGCACAGAGTCTCTGCCTCCATTCGGACAGCGACGGTGCGCTGGACACCGCCAAAAAGATGCGCATGGCGCTTGAACAGGCCGGCATCGTGATCGGGCCGGTCGGATCATGA
- a CDS encoding 5-oxoprolinase subunit B family protein — protein sequence MSDDRPEVHVCDDWISIPLPDWHKIPAAQHILAASDHWTETVPGLDSIAIQFDPARLAPDQAAHIALDQLSELKRAPDTASSTTVIPVCYDAAFGPDRDYVAEKLGIPAAALPSWHSAQMQRVAMLGFMPGFAYLESMENCGNIGRLANPRQSVAAGSIGIIGRQSCIYSFDSPGGWPIIGRTPLSLFDPARDQPALLSAGDKLRFEAISKTTFDNWPREPAA from the coding sequence ATGAGCGACGACCGGCCTGAGGTCCACGTCTGCGATGACTGGATCAGCATTCCGTTGCCCGACTGGCACAAGATTCCGGCCGCGCAGCATATACTCGCCGCGAGCGACCATTGGACGGAAACCGTTCCGGGCCTCGACAGCATAGCGATACAATTTGATCCCGCCCGGCTGGCGCCGGATCAAGCGGCACATATTGCCTTGGACCAGTTGAGCGAATTGAAGCGTGCACCCGACACTGCATCATCCACGACAGTGATTCCCGTCTGTTATGACGCGGCATTTGGTCCAGATCGTGATTATGTGGCCGAAAAGCTGGGTATCCCGGCGGCGGCATTGCCGTCCTGGCACAGCGCGCAGATGCAACGGGTCGCCATGCTGGGATTCATGCCCGGCTTTGCCTATCTCGAAAGCATGGAAAATTGCGGCAATATCGGACGGCTGGCCAATCCGAGACAGTCGGTTGCAGCGGGATCCATCGGCATTATCGGACGGCAAAGCTGCATCTATTCTTTCGACAGCCCCGGTGGATGGCCGATCATCGGCCGCACACCACTTTCCCTGTTTGATCCGGCCCGGGACCAGCCGGCCCTGCTTTCGGCGGGAGACAAGTTACGCTTTGAAGCGATTTCAAAGACCACATTCGATAACTGGCCCCGGGAACCGGCTGCGTGA
- a CDS encoding biotin-dependent carboxyltransferase family protein, with the protein MSITVVKAGLQTTLQGAPFSGHRHLGMPAAGAADCLSLALANFLVGKPLAAIAIEITILDAIFEVNEPCAIAVVGAAAYVRINGQDHPQHQTLSLKAGDKIAIGPGRPGCRTYLAISAEMHAERILDGQSTCLAAGLGGFHGRALQSDDVIAFAPESPVTEVQRTTPDNLRPHYSDDHVLRLTRGPETGHADENIVDHLCLSPYSVGARADRMGLALEGPPLTAPDASDMRSAAVFPGTIQLPPSGQPYLLGPDAQTTGGYPRIAQVIRADRHLIGQLAAGARIRFVQTTPDRATEIYREKISLLTSWLGQIKLW; encoded by the coding sequence GTGAGTATCACCGTCGTGAAAGCCGGACTGCAAACCACATTGCAGGGCGCGCCGTTCAGCGGGCATCGCCATCTCGGCATGCCCGCTGCGGGTGCCGCCGATTGCCTGTCTCTGGCGCTGGCAAATTTTCTGGTCGGCAAGCCTCTCGCGGCCATTGCGATCGAGATAACGATTCTGGACGCCATTTTTGAAGTAAACGAGCCCTGCGCGATAGCAGTTGTGGGGGCCGCCGCCTATGTCCGGATCAATGGTCAAGACCATCCCCAGCACCAGACCCTGTCTCTAAAAGCGGGCGACAAGATCGCCATCGGACCTGGCCGCCCGGGATGCCGGACCTATCTGGCCATATCGGCGGAAATGCATGCCGAACGGATACTCGACGGTCAGTCCACCTGTCTCGCGGCAGGTCTCGGCGGTTTTCACGGGCGCGCTCTGCAGTCGGATGATGTCATCGCCTTTGCGCCGGAATCGCCGGTCACGGAGGTGCAACGCACCACACCGGACAATCTCAGGCCTCACTATAGCGACGATCATGTGCTGCGGCTGACCCGCGGTCCGGAAACCGGCCATGCGGACGAGAATATCGTCGATCACCTGTGCCTGAGCCCTTATTCAGTCGGAGCGCGCGCCGACCGGATGGGGCTGGCACTGGAGGGTCCGCCGCTGACCGCCCCCGATGCGTCCGACATGCGCAGTGCGGCTGTTTTTCCCGGAACTATCCAGCTGCCGCCGAGTGGCCAGCCCTATCTGCTTGGTCCCGATGCGCAGACGACCGGGGGCTATCCCCGGATTGCGCAGGTCATCAGGGCCGATCGTCACCTGATCGGCCAGTTGGCCGCGGGTGCGCGCATTCGATTCGTGCAGACTACGCCCGACCGGGCCACGGAAATTTACCGGGAAAAGATTTCCCTGCTCACGTCCTGGCTCGGCCAGATAAAATTGTGGTGA
- the rpmE gene encoding 50S ribosomal protein L31, with amino-acid sequence MKSDTHPDYHMITVQMTDGTTFETRSTWGKEGDTLQLDIDPTSHPAWTGGNQRLLDQGGQVARFNKRFGGLSLKKS; translated from the coding sequence ATGAAATCCGATACGCATCCAGACTATCACATGATCACCGTTCAGATGACCGATGGTACGACTTTTGAAACCCGTTCGACATGGGGCAAGGAAGGCGACACGCTGCAACTGGACATTGATCCGACTTCGCACCCGGCTTGGACCGGCGGCAACCAGCGCCTGCTCGACCAGGGCGGCCAGGTGGCGCGCTTCAACAAGCGTTTCGGTGGACTGTCGCTCAAAAAGAGCTGA
- the fabZ gene encoding 3-hydroxyacyl-ACP dehydratase FabZ has protein sequence MTELLDYDVTKVMAVLPHRYPMLLVDRVEELVKDESIRAIKAVTINEGFFQGHFPGRPIMPGVMIVEALAQAAGVLAMESFDMVGSGKLVYFMAIDGAKFRHPVEPGCLLSLNVKFEQKRARVCKFSGQAMIGDKLAAEASFTAMIADPPAA, from the coding sequence ATGACCGAGCTTCTCGATTATGATGTAACCAAGGTGATGGCGGTGCTTCCGCACCGTTATCCCATGCTTCTTGTTGACCGGGTGGAAGAGCTCGTAAAGGACGAGTCCATTCGGGCGATCAAGGCTGTCACAATCAACGAAGGCTTTTTCCAGGGCCATTTCCCGGGCCGGCCAATCATGCCCGGGGTGATGATAGTCGAGGCGCTGGCACAAGCCGCCGGCGTTCTCGCCATGGAAAGCTTCGACATGGTGGGATCGGGCAAGCTGGTCTATTTCATGGCGATTGACGGAGCGAAATTCCGTCATCCGGTGGAACCGGGCTGCCTTTTGTCTCTGAACGTGAAGTTCGAGCAGAAGCGCGCGCGTGTCTGCAAATTCTCCGGACAGGCGATGATCGGCGACAAGCTGGCCGCCGAGGCAAGTTTTACCGCCATGATCGCCGATCCGCCTGCAGCATAG
- a CDS encoding OmpH family outer membrane protein → MKRYFKTALAVLAVTAAPLAVGSVAQAQVSGIATANPTLAIAKTKAFSSAYSQIGTQYKSYFDQIDARNKTLNGLRAQLDTNNDKQLTQEELDAAVRAKNPVLQSIQTEENEIQKLQTPAVKAQMFAVEAIFAEYGNAQQKVVSDKKISVILDPEAFLYAPSQADVTNDITAALDARLPSVSTTPGADWQPQRNTVALHQQLQQLLVASARNQAAQQQQQPPAAQPASR, encoded by the coding sequence ATGAAACGTTATTTCAAAACCGCACTCGCTGTTCTCGCCGTCACCGCTGCACCCCTGGCTGTTGGTTCAGTCGCCCAGGCGCAGGTGTCCGGCATTGCCACCGCGAACCCGACGCTGGCCATTGCCAAGACCAAGGCCTTCTCGTCTGCCTATTCGCAGATCGGCACCCAGTATAAGTCCTATTTCGACCAGATCGATGCCCGTAACAAAACCCTGAACGGATTGCGTGCGCAGCTGGACACCAACAATGACAAGCAGTTGACGCAGGAAGAGCTTGATGCAGCGGTACGGGCGAAAAACCCGGTGCTGCAGAGCATCCAGACCGAGGAAAATGAAATCCAGAAACTGCAGACGCCGGCCGTCAAGGCGCAGATGTTCGCAGTTGAAGCCATTTTTGCCGAATATGGCAATGCCCAGCAGAAAGTGGTTTCGGACAAGAAGATCAGCGTTATTCTGGATCCGGAAGCCTTTCTGTATGCGCCGTCCCAGGCTGATGTCACCAACGATATTACGGCCGCTCTGGATGCGAGACTTCCGTCGGTCAGCACGACTCCTGGTGCCGACTGGCAGCCGCAGCGCAACACCGTTGCGCTTCATCAGCAGTTGCAGCAACTGCTGGTTGCCAGTGCCCGTAACCAGGCTGCCCAGCAGCAGCAACAGCCTCCGGCAGCCCAGCCAGCCAGCCGCTAG
- the bamA gene encoding outer membrane protein assembly factor BamA — translation MCGTILSGAAVSSQALAQEAAQAAQAAPAAPADDLIRSIVVNGAQRLEPTTVLSYMKLRTGQPYTQEAADQALKDLFETELFKDVSIRNNQGAVIIEVVENPVINRILLEGNKRIKEDKIYPEIRLAPRQIFTRSKVRADVARIVELYKRKGRFAANVEPKMVQLDQNRVDIVFEINEGPKSKVQQINIIGNEEFSDGKLRGEMVTKQSRFYRFFSSSDTYDPDRLAFDQQKLRQFYLTEGYADFRVISAVAELTPDKRDFIITYVVEEGERYQFGEVSVESDIRDFTPEFLTPQLPMKTGDYYDAKQVEDTVERLSETAGLFGYAFADVRPQFTRNKETLTMDILFQVAESDRVYVERIDINGNTLTQDKVVRREFRLNEGDAFNSFQVKRSANRIKSLGFFQEDLEIEQKQGSAPDRIILEANVEEKATGELQLSAGFSSVENFILQASVRQRNFRGKGQELRASVSYSSYSQSIELGFTEPYLFDRNIAVGADVFRRDLNSFNYVNSDRQTTFEQLTTGFQIRAGVPITEYLSASFRYGLSQDDVTLEPSLFFTDSNGDGIRGNSDVDDCDPLLAGRYLCDALGARTTSSLGASLIYDDRDNRIRPTRGQTVVGSLDFAGLGGSVKYLRGRLNASKHWRVLGDFIFTAKAEGGYIYPLENRGSEADGIDDVRLTDRFFLGEPQIRGFDIRGVGPRVVRSSTIPGLDTNGNPINQIVEVTNGRQTDDAIGGRAYYLGRAELEIPLGSGASELGLRPSIFVDVGAVFNVTKPLLLTDAQTQTFSTVDSAGNASPTGAAAPLYLTTDSSGAVATTFDATTNGVANPIATSFTERFFGDTMSPRLSVGFGVNWNSPFGPFRIDIAKALLKEPGDDTKLFTFNVGTQF, via the coding sequence ATGTGCGGCACGATTTTGAGTGGCGCAGCGGTTTCATCACAAGCGCTCGCGCAGGAAGCTGCGCAAGCTGCGCAAGCTGCGCCAGCGGCTCCTGCCGACGACCTGATCCGGTCGATTGTGGTCAACGGGGCCCAGCGACTGGAGCCGACCACAGTGCTATCCTACATGAAGTTGCGGACCGGACAGCCGTATACACAGGAAGCTGCCGATCAGGCTCTCAAGGACCTGTTCGAGACCGAATTGTTCAAGGATGTCAGTATCCGGAACAATCAGGGTGCCGTGATTATCGAGGTTGTCGAGAATCCGGTGATCAACCGCATCCTGCTGGAAGGCAACAAGCGGATCAAGGAAGACAAGATCTATCCTGAAATCCGGCTGGCTCCGCGACAGATATTTACCCGTTCGAAAGTCCGCGCCGATGTGGCCCGGATCGTCGAGCTGTATAAGCGCAAGGGCCGCTTCGCGGCGAATGTCGAGCCCAAGATGGTTCAGCTGGACCAGAACCGCGTCGATATCGTGTTCGAGATCAATGAAGGGCCCAAGTCCAAGGTCCAGCAGATCAACATTATCGGCAACGAAGAATTTTCCGACGGCAAGCTGCGCGGGGAAATGGTAACCAAGCAATCGCGCTTCTATCGTTTCTTCAGCTCCAGCGATACTTACGATCCGGATCGGCTCGCCTTTGACCAGCAAAAGCTGCGGCAATTCTATCTGACCGAAGGCTATGCGGATTTCCGAGTCATTTCGGCGGTGGCCGAGCTGACGCCCGACAAGCGGGACTTCATCATCACCTATGTCGTGGAAGAGGGGGAGCGCTACCAGTTTGGCGAAGTGTCGGTCGAAAGCGATATTCGCGACTTCACGCCCGAGTTCCTGACACCGCAATTGCCGATGAAAACCGGGGATTATTACGACGCCAAGCAGGTCGAGGATACGGTCGAGCGTCTGTCTGAAACCGCTGGACTGTTCGGCTATGCGTTTGCCGACGTTCGTCCGCAGTTTACGCGGAACAAAGAAACGCTGACCATGGATATCCTATTCCAGGTTGCGGAAAGTGACCGGGTCTATGTCGAGCGAATCGACATCAACGGCAATACCTTGACCCAGGACAAGGTCGTCCGCCGGGAATTCCGGCTGAATGAAGGCGATGCATTCAACAGCTTCCAGGTCAAACGCTCCGCCAACCGGATCAAGTCGCTCGGATTTTTCCAGGAAGATCTGGAGATCGAGCAGAAACAGGGTAGCGCGCCCGACCGCATCATATTGGAAGCCAATGTCGAGGAGAAGGCGACCGGCGAGCTGCAACTTTCTGCAGGTTTTTCCAGCGTCGAGAATTTCATTCTCCAGGCATCCGTGCGGCAGCGCAACTTCCGCGGCAAGGGCCAGGAACTGCGTGCCAGTGTCAGCTATTCCAGCTATTCCCAGTCGATCGAGCTTGGCTTTACCGAGCCCTATCTGTTTGACCGGAATATTGCTGTGGGTGCCGACGTATTCCGGCGCGATCTGAACAGCTTCAACTATGTCAACAGCGACCGGCAGACCACTTTCGAGCAGCTCACCACCGGGTTCCAGATTCGTGCCGGCGTACCGATCACCGAATATCTGTCCGCTTCGTTCCGTTATGGCCTCAGCCAGGACGACGTGACGCTGGAGCCGAGCCTGTTCTTTACCGACAGCAATGGCGACGGCATTCGGGGCAACAGCGATGTTGACGACTGTGATCCGTTGCTGGCCGGACGCTATCTGTGTGATGCCCTCGGTGCCCGGACAACGTCTTCGCTGGGCGCATCGCTGATCTATGATGATCGGGATAACCGTATCCGGCCAACTCGTGGCCAGACCGTTGTCGGTAGCCTGGATTTTGCTGGTCTGGGCGGTAGTGTCAAATATCTTCGTGGCCGTTTGAATGCTTCCAAACATTGGCGCGTACTGGGTGACTTCATCTTCACGGCCAAGGCAGAAGGCGGATATATCTATCCGCTGGAAAATCGCGGAAGCGAAGCGGACGGCATTGACGATGTGCGTCTGACAGACCGCTTTTTCCTTGGCGAACCGCAAATCCGCGGTTTCGACATTCGCGGCGTTGGTCCTCGGGTCGTGCGTTCGTCTACCATTCCGGGGCTCGATACAAACGGCAATCCGATCAACCAGATCGTGGAAGTCACCAACGGTCGCCAGACGGATGACGCCATCGGTGGCCGGGCCTATTATCTGGGCCGTGCCGAGCTGGAAATTCCACTCGGTTCGGGGGCGAGTGAACTTGGTTTGCGACCTTCGATCTTTGTCGATGTCGGTGCGGTCTTCAACGTGACTAAGCCTTTGCTGCTGACCGATGCGCAAACCCAGACGTTCAGTACCGTCGACAGCGCGGGCAATGCGTCGCCCACCGGAGCCGCCGCGCCGCTCTATCTGACCACCGACAGTTCGGGAGCAGTAGCAACAACATTCGACGCGACGACCAACGGGGTCGCCAATCCGATCGCTACCAGCTTCACGGAACGTTTCTTTGGTGATACGATGAGCCCACGATTGTCCGTGGGCTTCGGTGTGAACTGGAATTCACCATTTGGTCCATTCAGGATCGACATCGCCAAGGCTCTGTTGAAAGAGCCGGGCGACGACACAAAACTCTTCACTTTCAACGTAGGAACACAATTCTGA
- the rseP gene encoding RIP metalloprotease RseP yields MTDNPGFLIYLFSFLIVIGVLVFVHEMGHYLVGRWCGVKAETFSIGFGKEIAGWTDKRGTRWKIGMLPLGGYVQFAGDMDPAGTKSKEWLSLPAAERNQTFQSKSLWKRAAIVFAGPAINFIFAILIIMGFVIAYGTSATLPVASEISPNSTAAAIGMQPGDRIISVDGEKIDLFEDLRQKMIMIPEENVEIVYERDGQQIAKQATIGVHLMTDRFGNEYRLGMLGMASSQVEWREVTPLEAPAVAVDKTIGIIDQIVTTLGQVITGKRSIKELGGPLKIAQVSGEQFKLGLESFILFVALISINLGFINLLPIPMLDGGHLMFYALEAVRRKPASPKVQEWAFRSGFALVMVFMLVVTFNDLTSFGLFRAISG; encoded by the coding sequence TTGACGGACAATCCCGGTTTTTTGATATATTTATTCTCTTTTCTGATCGTCATTGGCGTGCTCGTTTTTGTGCACGAAATGGGGCATTATCTGGTCGGGCGCTGGTGTGGCGTCAAAGCCGAGACTTTCTCCATCGGATTTGGCAAGGAAATTGCCGGATGGACCGACAAGCGCGGAACCCGCTGGAAAATCGGCATGTTGCCACTGGGTGGCTATGTCCAGTTTGCCGGTGACATGGATCCGGCGGGTACGAAGAGCAAGGAGTGGCTGAGCCTGCCTGCGGCGGAGCGCAACCAGACGTTCCAATCCAAATCTCTGTGGAAGCGCGCCGCAATCGTGTTTGCCGGACCGGCGATCAATTTCATCTTTGCGATCCTCATCATCATGGGCTTTGTCATTGCTTATGGCACCAGTGCAACCCTGCCGGTTGCCAGCGAAATTTCTCCCAATTCCACCGCTGCTGCCATCGGCATGCAACCGGGTGACCGGATCATCTCGGTCGACGGGGAAAAAATCGATCTGTTCGAGGATCTGCGGCAGAAAATGATCATGATCCCGGAAGAGAATGTCGAGATCGTCTATGAACGGGATGGCCAGCAGATTGCCAAGCAGGCCACGATTGGCGTTCATCTGATGACGGATCGCTTCGGCAATGAATATCGGCTTGGCATGCTGGGCATGGCGTCCAGTCAAGTCGAGTGGCGCGAAGTCACGCCGCTCGAGGCACCGGCCGTCGCAGTCGATAAGACAATCGGCATCATCGACCAGATTGTCACCACGCTCGGTCAGGTGATTACCGGCAAGCGTTCGATCAAGGAGCTTGGCGGGCCGCTCAAGATTGCTCAGGTTTCCGGCGAACAGTTCAAGCTGGGTCTGGAAAGTTTCATTCTTTTTGTCGCGCTGATTTCAATTAACTTGGGGTTCATCAACCTGCTGCCAATCCCGATGCTCGATGGAGGGCATTTGATGTTCTATGCATTGGAAGCGGTGAGGAGGAAGCCTGCCAGCCCGAAGGTACAGGAATGGGCCTTCCGGTCCGGCTTTGCCCTGGTCATGGTGTTCATGCTGGTGGTGACATTCAACGATTTAACCTCATTTGGCCTGTTCCGGGCTATCTCTGGCTGA